One Thalassotalea hakodatensis DNA segment encodes these proteins:
- a CDS encoding PepSY-associated TM helix domain-containing protein, producing MKLLLRRIHLTLALISAIFLLTLSISGALLLYAKDIQRTLFPAQWTISPPPTTINVEQLIATIEQQHTVNVSLITLPKDPSAPWQFRLASGIYMNVDPQTQSVIHQYDYYSTFYGFLMAFHRWLAIDNANKPLKVFMSIASLCLVVQLILGFYLWFKPKKPLKRLKVRWHAKAKTKYAQLHNVTGVIALLPLVFIAISGMAFHWSGPIQTLLNGLFVGEIQTLQKPTISESNTTRLQINQALKSGEKVFPHASLYRIYIPSKRTEPIRLRYTQPAEAHGNSWVWAVPSTGETIEYFDASRANWVTQVWNFRYPFHVGEFIGWPIKLLWLVISLTPIFFMVTGFYLYFSRKPNIRNVRG from the coding sequence ATGAAATTACTGCTACGCCGAATACATTTAACACTTGCACTCATTAGCGCAATATTTCTGCTAACGCTATCAATTTCTGGTGCTCTATTACTCTATGCAAAAGATATTCAACGTACACTTTTCCCTGCGCAGTGGACAATCAGCCCTCCCCCAACAACTATTAACGTTGAGCAACTCATTGCTACCATTGAACAACAACACACGGTTAACGTCAGCTTAATTACTTTACCTAAAGACCCCTCCGCACCTTGGCAATTTCGGTTAGCAAGTGGTATTTACATGAATGTTGACCCTCAAACGCAATCAGTGATTCATCAATACGATTATTATTCAACATTTTACGGTTTTTTAATGGCTTTTCATCGCTGGTTAGCTATTGATAATGCAAATAAACCTTTGAAAGTGTTTATGTCAATTGCAAGTCTCTGTTTAGTTGTTCAATTAATCCTTGGTTTTTACTTATGGTTTAAACCCAAAAAACCCTTAAAGCGATTGAAAGTTCGGTGGCACGCAAAAGCTAAAACAAAGTATGCCCAATTGCATAACGTCACAGGCGTGATCGCTTTGCTACCGTTAGTATTCATCGCTATTTCCGGCATGGCATTTCACTGGAGTGGCCCTATACAAACTTTACTCAATGGGCTATTCGTCGGTGAAATACAAACATTACAGAAACCAACCATCAGTGAGAGCAACACAACGCGTTTGCAAATAAATCAAGCATTGAAAAGCGGGGAAAAGGTATTTCCTCATGCGTCACTTTACCGTATTTATATTCCCTCAAAACGAACTGAACCTATCCGTTTACGTTACACACAACCGGCAGAAGCACATGGAAATTCATGGGTTTGGGCGGTTCCAAGTACAGGTGAAACTATTGAATACTTTGATGCAAGTAGAGCCAATTGGGTTACACAAGTATGGAACTTTAGGTACCCTTTCCATGTCGGTGAATTCATTGGTTGGCCGATAAAGTTACTTTGGTTAGTTATTAGCTTAACGCCTATCTTTTTTATGGTTACTGGCTTTTATTTATATTTTTCTAGAAAACCCAACATTAGAAATGTTCGAGGTTAA
- a CDS encoding serine hydrolase domain-containing protein — protein MKNFTLTLLISVITLLLCACMSEKLADQEKIADEIKKSIDDAIRLKHRPSIVIGLHNQHGEFYYAKGKKSIDAEQVIDSKTQFGIGSVTKLFTTTLMSKMVNEHEGLTIDTSAKDITDVTTSMVTLKELALHKGGLAKTIPVDVLQANVREQLLNLLPAKGVLKSQYSNIGMAVLGQLLSTYEQKTLDRLMQNYITKPWQLDSVSYLPEPQQLAHSHLNMQDISEQKINTPTVAYGAGGLYANAEDLLAFVVKHMQAGVADKDNWASALFGQNFSYETPLGWKHHDSRNGRVYYHGGDGNGYQAFVGFNPSKKVAVVLLTNSSADDDLQNLALAIFDEAVSVPDFSSNPVIPFDMEKFPPFIGQYHLVDEPNGNVITFAQENGQLLYIEETSSGELVRKTRLYSTHDHVLFMKELPIEINILGSHNISMSFGGEIYPLQRVKQ, from the coding sequence ATGAAAAATTTTACATTAACATTATTAATTTCAGTAATAACGCTTTTGCTTTGTGCATGTATGTCTGAAAAATTGGCTGATCAAGAAAAGATCGCCGATGAAATAAAAAAATCGATTGACGATGCGATAAGGCTTAAACACCGCCCAAGTATTGTCATTGGTTTGCATAATCAACATGGGGAGTTTTATTATGCAAAAGGTAAGAAAAGTATAGATGCTGAACAGGTTATTGATAGCAAAACACAATTTGGTATAGGTTCAGTGACTAAACTGTTTACTACTACCTTAATGTCGAAAATGGTAAATGAGCATGAAGGCTTAACAATAGATACCTCCGCAAAAGACATAACGGATGTAACAACTAGTATGGTCACTTTAAAAGAATTGGCTTTGCATAAAGGTGGCTTAGCTAAAACTATTCCTGTCGATGTTTTACAAGCGAATGTGCGAGAGCAACTATTGAATTTATTACCAGCTAAAGGAGTGTTAAAAAGTCAGTATTCAAATATTGGTATGGCTGTTTTAGGGCAGCTGCTTTCGACCTATGAGCAAAAAACGCTCGATAGGTTAATGCAGAACTATATCACCAAGCCTTGGCAACTTGACTCGGTCTCTTATCTTCCTGAACCTCAACAATTAGCACATTCTCATTTAAACATGCAAGATATTAGTGAGCAGAAAATAAATACTCCTACGGTTGCCTACGGAGCTGGGGGATTATACGCAAATGCAGAAGATTTATTAGCGTTTGTCGTGAAGCATATGCAAGCAGGTGTGGCTGATAAAGATAATTGGGCTAGTGCTCTCTTTGGACAAAACTTCAGTTATGAAACGCCTTTAGGTTGGAAACATCATGATAGTCGTAACGGTAGAGTTTATTATCACGGAGGTGATGGTAATGGCTATCAAGCCTTTGTGGGATTTAACCCATCAAAAAAAGTGGCTGTAGTGCTATTAACCAATTCATCTGCTGATGATGATTTACAAAATTTAGCATTAGCGATTTTTGATGAAGCGGTTAGTGTCCCTGACTTCAGTTCTAATCCTGTAATACCTTTTGATATGGAAAAATTTCCTCCATTTATCGGTCAATATCACCTTGTTGATGAGCCGAATGGTAATGTTATTACCTTTGCACAGGAAAATGGCCAATTACTTTATATCGAAGAAACATCATCAGGTGAGCTGGTGAGAAAAACGCGATTATACTCTACCCATGATCACGTTTTGTTTATGAAAGAATTACCCATAGAAATTAATATATTGGGTTCGCATAATATATCGATGTCATTTGGCGGCGAAATTTACCCATTACAGCGAGTTAAACAGTAA
- a CDS encoding helix-turn-helix domain-containing protein encodes MAIIVRIDVIMAQRKMSLKELSKKVGISSTNLSLLKNGHARGIRFNTLDAICEALECQPADIIEYQED; translated from the coding sequence ATGGCAATTATTGTACGCATAGACGTCATCATGGCTCAACGGAAGATGTCGTTGAAAGAGCTCTCGAAAAAAGTCGGTATTTCTAGCACTAACTTGTCATTACTTAAGAATGGTCATGCAAGGGGGATTCGTTTTAATACATTGGATGCAATTTGTGAAGCTTTAGAATGCCAGCCTGCTGACATCATAGAATATCAAGAGGATTAA
- a CDS encoding M20/M25/M40 family metallo-hydrolase — protein sequence MKKIALSAFCAVNMFSLSTVANDDLDIANQIRAEGFYNSEVMHTLQYLTDNIGPRLSGSPQMKAANDWTLEQLERWGLKNAYLDPFEFGRGWTHTSASIDLVSPRKVSFHGIPVAWTPGTKGEVTAEVIMFDATSIADLKKFKGKLRGKILMMGEGRTIGEPKNTVFKRHKSSDLGKLKDFPVDRPASHRSDRAPHNQERYKQRYLFNKELNTFLKEEGAVGAVYRSWRQGGLVGIWGKSHKVGNTFPIPAMVIEAEQYNLITRLMDDGDTPKITLNVDAKFYDNDTNAYNTIAEIPGTSDDPKIIMLGGHLDSWHASDGAVDNGAGVAVAMEAVRILKALDIKPKHTIRIALWSGEEQGLYGSRAYVQEHFATRPKPKDKVEAELPPYLWKTPGWPIQPKEAYDDFSVYFNMDNGSGRFRGIYTEGNVAVKPIFSRWFSPYSDLSTGTITNRSTGGTDHESFDDVGLPGFQFIQDPLDYSSRLHHTHIDSFDHVIEDDMKQASVIMAAFIYKAAMRDEVLPRKPIPVKPSMLKLQKMKQKSEKERRKRERNALRDIETHKLIEK from the coding sequence ATGAAGAAAATAGCGTTGTCAGCTTTTTGTGCTGTTAATATGTTTAGCTTGTCTACTGTTGCTAATGATGACTTAGATATTGCGAACCAAATTCGTGCAGAAGGTTTTTATAACTCAGAAGTAATGCATACATTACAGTATTTGACCGATAATATAGGCCCTCGTTTGTCGGGCTCTCCTCAGATGAAAGCTGCTAACGATTGGACGTTAGAACAGCTAGAGCGTTGGGGATTAAAAAATGCTTATCTTGACCCGTTTGAATTTGGAAGAGGTTGGACGCATACATCAGCTTCAATAGATTTAGTATCTCCACGGAAAGTTTCATTTCATGGTATTCCGGTAGCGTGGACGCCGGGAACAAAAGGTGAAGTTACCGCAGAAGTTATCATGTTTGACGCCACTTCGATTGCTGATCTTAAAAAGTTTAAAGGTAAACTTCGCGGTAAAATACTGATGATGGGAGAAGGTCGTACTATAGGTGAACCTAAAAACACGGTTTTCAAGCGACATAAGTCTTCAGATTTAGGTAAACTAAAAGACTTTCCTGTAGATCGGCCTGCAAGTCATCGTTCTGATCGAGCACCACATAATCAAGAGCGTTATAAACAGCGTTATTTATTCAATAAGGAGTTGAATACCTTTCTAAAAGAAGAAGGTGCCGTAGGTGCAGTTTATCGAAGCTGGCGACAAGGTGGATTAGTTGGTATTTGGGGGAAATCTCATAAAGTTGGCAATACGTTTCCTATTCCTGCGATGGTTATCGAAGCAGAGCAATATAATTTGATTACTCGCTTAATGGATGACGGTGATACCCCTAAAATTACACTAAATGTAGATGCTAAATTCTATGATAATGATACGAATGCCTACAATACTATTGCTGAAATTCCGGGCACTTCTGATGATCCAAAAATTATCATGTTAGGTGGTCATTTAGATTCATGGCATGCAAGCGATGGCGCTGTTGATAATGGTGCTGGTGTTGCTGTAGCAATGGAAGCTGTTCGTATATTAAAAGCGCTTGATATTAAACCAAAGCATACGATTAGAATAGCTTTATGGTCAGGTGAAGAGCAAGGATTGTATGGCTCAAGAGCTTATGTTCAAGAACATTTTGCAACACGTCCTAAGCCGAAAGATAAAGTTGAAGCTGAGTTACCGCCATATTTGTGGAAAACTCCAGGCTGGCCTATTCAACCTAAAGAAGCCTATGATGACTTTTCCGTGTATTTTAACATGGATAACGGCAGTGGTAGGTTTCGTGGTATTTATACTGAGGGTAATGTTGCTGTAAAACCAATTTTTAGTCGTTGGTTTTCGCCGTATTCTGATTTAAGTACAGGAACCATAACAAATCGCTCCACTGGTGGCACAGATCACGAATCTTTTGATGATGTTGGGTTGCCAGGTTTTCAATTTATTCAAGATCCGTTAGATTATTCATCGCGACTACATCATACTCATATTGATTCTTTTGATCATGTAATTGAAGATGATATGAAACAAGCATCGGTGATAATGGCAGCATTTATTTATAAGGCTGCAATGCGTGATGAAGTACTACCACGTAAACCAATACCTGTTAAACCATCTATGCTTAAGTTGCAAAAAATGAAACAGAAAAGCGAAAAAGAGCGTAGAAAAAGAGAACGAAACGCATTAAGGGATATAGAGACACATAAATTGATTGAAAAATAG
- the folA gene encoding type 3 dihydrofolate reductase encodes MTILSMIVAHAADRVIGKDNDMPWHLPADLAYFKKNTLGKPVIMGRKTFESIGRPLPGRLNIVISRDPSYEADGITSVTSIEQALDTAKGVEEIMVIGGGAIYQHCLPKADRLYVTHIDGHIAGDTRFPEYDNGWQKVSSETRAPDDKNAYALDFCVYERR; translated from the coding sequence ATGACTATTTTGTCTATGATTGTTGCGCATGCAGCTGACCGTGTTATTGGCAAAGATAATGATATGCCGTGGCACTTACCTGCTGATCTCGCTTATTTTAAAAAAAACACGCTTGGTAAGCCTGTGATTATGGGCAGAAAAACGTTTGAGTCGATAGGTCGACCATTACCGGGACGTTTAAATATTGTTATTTCTCGTGATCCCTCTTATGAAGCTGATGGGATCACTTCGGTGACTTCTATTGAGCAAGCACTAGATACGGCAAAGGGTGTTGAAGAAATAATGGTCATTGGCGGTGGCGCCATTTATCAACATTGTTTACCGAAAGCCGATCGTTTGTATGTTACTCATATAGATGGTCACATTGCTGGTGATACTCGTTTTCCTGAGTATGATAACGGTTGGCAAAAAGTGAGTAGCGAAACACGTGCACCAGATGATAAAAATGCCTATGCACTAGATTTCTGTGTTTATGAGAGACGTTAA
- the apaG gene encoding Co2+/Mg2+ efflux protein ApaG — MTTQAMTNKSEQVIVTVDTHYLTEQSSERDQRYVFSYTITIENQSEVPIKLLSRYWLITDANDEKSTVVGEGVIGEQPIINSGAKFTYTSGCALKTPVGTMQGHYQMIDNNNAPLKVNIPIFRLATPNILH, encoded by the coding sequence TTGACCACCCAAGCAATGACCAATAAATCAGAGCAAGTAATCGTTACCGTTGATACCCATTATCTCACAGAACAATCAAGTGAGCGTGATCAACGCTATGTATTCAGTTACACCATTACCATTGAGAACCAATCAGAGGTTCCAATAAAGTTATTATCTCGCTATTGGCTGATCACTGATGCGAACGACGAAAAATCAACGGTTGTTGGTGAAGGCGTGATAGGTGAACAACCAATTATTAACAGTGGTGCAAAGTTTACTTATACCAGCGGCTGTGCTTTAAAAACGCCTGTTGGTACCATGCAGGGGCACTATCAAATGATTGATAACAACAATGCCCCATTGAAAGTCAATATACCTATCTTTCGTTTGGCAACACCCAATATTTTACACTAA
- a CDS encoding TonB-dependent receptor gives MKTLPFQLTMIAALISPSAIAFDDASIQTDENAIERVIVTGSRIEESLDEVPATVTIISQQEIAQQMKITPELQDILAALVPGMSPSTGTSSNSAQTLRGRNPLVMIDGVPQSTPLRNGALGIRTLDASVIQRIEVIKGATSIFGNGAAGGIINYITKKAATDKTFAGEISLSSRFSAVKLKDSAGHRIAGNIHGQQDKFAYVLSASYEENGVQRDAEGDILGLKYGLSDAVTENLFTKFNYYFDDEKSAQLTYNYYESQQETDLVDVVGSINTGEKTYAIKSPNGERLIGAPQGPRGNHNIMLKYTDDNIFADTALTFDAYKQDIENVFFFSSNLANQDEGYDGGQSMIKSEKEGLRVTFNTLIDFENLAATFIYGMDMLQDITSQPLLDGRMWVPEMDMENQAFFLQSKWHFNNDIIVKAGIRSESIDLQVDDYQTLKLCRTPSQCSVAMQVKGDTLNYDATTYNFAIKYNYHEAFSPFVSYSQGADISDIGRLLRTATVSDIADIRTEASVIDNYELGFTSNFDDVRIEFSAYRSTSELGTTNQFDPVTGVYMPVRAPQEIWGLETTVSYHISDTLKLNATASKVEGTNTATKEHLGGKQISSPKATLQVNWQPNQDTQLLATLLYVADRDKFEQQNGEWVGDQGPIDSYFTVNLSANHQLGDWQLFAGVENLLNKDYYPVRSQVYSYNGYNLKGLGTTVTMGVSYQF, from the coding sequence ATGAAAACCTTACCTTTTCAACTAACAATGATCGCAGCTCTTATTTCTCCTTCAGCTATAGCATTCGATGACGCATCCATACAGACTGATGAAAACGCGATAGAACGAGTAATTGTGACGGGAAGTCGCATTGAAGAAAGCCTTGATGAAGTACCTGCTACTGTAACCATCATTTCACAGCAAGAAATAGCACAGCAAATGAAGATTACGCCTGAGTTACAAGACATTCTTGCAGCACTTGTTCCTGGTATGTCACCTAGCACAGGCACTTCAAGTAATTCTGCACAAACATTACGTGGTAGAAACCCTTTAGTAATGATTGATGGCGTGCCTCAATCTACACCACTGAGAAACGGCGCTTTAGGGATCAGAACCCTTGATGCTTCAGTTATCCAGCGAATTGAAGTCATTAAAGGTGCAACTTCAATTTTTGGTAACGGTGCCGCTGGCGGTATCATCAATTACATTACTAAAAAAGCAGCAACCGATAAAACATTCGCTGGTGAGATAAGTCTTTCTAGCCGATTCAGTGCCGTTAAACTTAAAGATAGTGCAGGACACCGTATAGCAGGAAATATCCACGGCCAACAAGATAAGTTTGCCTATGTACTTAGTGCAAGCTATGAAGAAAATGGCGTTCAACGTGATGCTGAAGGTGATATTTTAGGGTTAAAATACGGTTTAAGTGATGCCGTTACTGAAAATCTTTTTACCAAGTTTAACTACTATTTTGATGATGAGAAAAGTGCTCAACTGACCTATAACTACTATGAATCACAACAAGAAACGGACTTAGTCGATGTGGTTGGAAGTATCAATACTGGCGAAAAAACTTATGCAATAAAATCACCGAACGGTGAACGTTTAATCGGTGCTCCACAGGGACCTCGCGGTAATCACAACATTATGTTGAAATATACCGATGACAATATTTTTGCTGATACCGCACTAACGTTTGATGCTTATAAGCAAGACATCGAAAATGTATTTTTCTTTTCATCAAATTTAGCTAACCAAGATGAAGGTTATGACGGCGGACAGTCGATGATTAAGTCTGAAAAAGAAGGTTTGCGCGTAACGTTTAATACCCTAATTGATTTTGAAAACCTCGCCGCTACCTTTATTTACGGCATGGATATGTTGCAAGATATCACATCACAACCTCTATTAGATGGCCGTATGTGGGTACCTGAAATGGATATGGAGAACCAAGCCTTTTTCTTACAATCTAAATGGCACTTCAATAACGACATTATCGTAAAGGCTGGTATTCGTAGCGAAAGCATTGATTTACAGGTTGATGACTACCAAACGCTCAAGTTGTGTCGAACACCCAGCCAATGTTCAGTAGCAATGCAAGTAAAAGGTGATACCTTAAATTACGATGCAACAACGTATAACTTCGCCATAAAATATAATTATCACGAAGCCTTCTCACCTTTTGTAAGTTATTCTCAAGGTGCTGATATTTCTGATATTGGTCGTTTACTAAGAACAGCTACTGTTTCAGATATTGCAGATATTCGTACTGAAGCATCAGTAATTGACAATTACGAGCTTGGTTTTACCAGTAACTTTGACGATGTTCGCATCGAATTTTCAGCTTATCGCAGTACTTCAGAATTAGGAACAACTAACCAATTTGACCCTGTCACTGGGGTATACATGCCAGTAAGAGCACCACAAGAAATATGGGGCCTTGAAACGACGGTAAGTTATCATATCAGCGATACGTTGAAGTTAAATGCGACAGCCAGTAAAGTTGAAGGCACAAATACGGCTACTAAGGAGCACTTAGGGGGTAAGCAAATAAGCTCTCCTAAAGCAACCTTGCAAGTTAACTGGCAACCAAATCAAGATACACAACTGCTGGCTACCTTACTCTATGTTGCTGATAGAGATAAGTTTGAACAACAAAATGGTGAATGGGTTGGCGATCAAGGGCCTATTGATAGCTACTTCACAGTAAACCTTTCAGCCAATCATCAACTCGGTGATTGGCAGCTATTTGCGGGTGTAGAGAATTTATTAAATAAAGATTACTACCCTGTGCGATCACAAGTATATAGTTACAATGGCTATAACTTAAAGGGGCTAGGTACAACTGTAACCATGGGTGTTAGCTACCAGTTTTAA
- a CDS encoding methyl-accepting chemotaxis protein: protein MNLTVKVKIIGGFSIIAVLLVLTSIISLSNLNNIHQATLKQSELAIPTLSSSTTLANELSQIGGLTLRGYYQTELAGLADNLERFNTINQLFIAEHKKLKNIVSKEKALLANLAKISDIHANVESNINAVFSNRKTAIEQYNIALDTIDVLEEKADDAATLMLDLADHDLADTKLQRAVSLGEQLEFQLNGIVASSFEYRDLKNTQATELVESQILTGYENAKRVIREISNELTLNNAGGISDELLSIEKHLDDLLLGSSSIFTIKNAQLDAREQATAQLEAADQNIALAKSVLATQVELANKTTNEAGVLVEKSVSTGTTVTWMIMLISIALAAGIAFFVLTSITRPLSRVNDMLNIVASGDLSRKLDDSGKDEFATLSRNCNTVIDSLRNLITGIVSRSTQLATAAEQTSAVTAQGTTAIEEQRTQVEQAASATTEMSSTSQSVLSSANDALGEIKQADDEAERIKGISNRNRMTIEQLASEVEDASQVINKLQQDSASIGGILDVIRGIAEQTNLLALNAAIEAARAGEQGRGFAVVADEVRTLASRTQESTQEIQNMIEVLQTGAEKAVSVMETGKKQASECVVQSGEAEKALEVITHAVHEAFDRSSQIASAAEEQSTVAHEISENLESIVAIAEQTTAGSQQTAQSSSEVAQLAEELQQSVREFKL from the coding sequence ATGAATTTGACTGTGAAAGTAAAAATTATTGGTGGATTTTCCATCATTGCTGTTTTACTCGTTCTTACAAGTATTATCTCTTTAAGTAATTTAAATAATATTCATCAAGCAACACTCAAACAGAGTGAGCTTGCTATCCCAACGCTGAGCTCAAGTACAACCCTTGCAAATGAGCTTAGTCAAATAGGAGGCCTAACGTTACGCGGTTATTATCAAACAGAATTAGCTGGTTTAGCTGATAACCTAGAACGTTTTAATACTATCAACCAATTGTTTATCGCTGAACATAAGAAATTAAAAAACATCGTTAGTAAAGAAAAAGCATTACTCGCTAATTTAGCGAAAATTAGTGATATACACGCGAATGTAGAATCAAATATCAATGCCGTATTTAGTAATCGTAAAACAGCAATAGAACAATATAATATTGCATTAGATACCATTGATGTGCTTGAAGAAAAAGCTGACGATGCTGCAACGCTCATGCTCGATTTAGCCGATCATGACTTAGCCGACACTAAATTACAACGAGCAGTTTCTTTAGGGGAGCAACTAGAATTTCAACTAAACGGAATTGTTGCTTCATCGTTTGAATATCGAGATCTAAAAAATACCCAAGCAACCGAACTAGTAGAAAGCCAAATTTTAACTGGCTATGAAAATGCTAAACGCGTTATACGTGAAATTAGCAACGAACTTACCTTAAATAATGCTGGTGGGATTTCTGATGAGTTACTTAGTATCGAAAAGCACCTCGACGATCTTTTGCTGGGTAGTTCAAGTATTTTTACCATCAAAAATGCACAATTAGATGCCCGCGAACAAGCAACGGCTCAATTAGAAGCAGCAGATCAAAACATTGCTTTAGCAAAAAGTGTACTTGCCACCCAAGTTGAGCTAGCAAACAAAACCACCAATGAAGCTGGTGTATTAGTTGAAAAATCTGTTTCTACCGGTACAACTGTTACCTGGATGATAATGCTAATATCAATAGCCTTAGCTGCTGGTATCGCATTTTTCGTGCTAACCAGTATCACACGCCCACTTTCACGCGTTAATGATATGCTAAATATTGTTGCCTCTGGCGACCTTTCTCGGAAGCTTGATGATTCAGGTAAAGATGAGTTTGCAACATTATCACGCAACTGTAATACCGTCATTGACAGCCTACGTAACCTAATTACGGGTATCGTGAGTCGCTCTACGCAACTTGCAACCGCAGCCGAACAAACATCAGCAGTGACAGCACAAGGCACAACAGCCATTGAAGAACAACGCACACAGGTTGAACAAGCTGCTTCTGCAACCACAGAAATGAGTAGTACCTCACAAAGCGTACTTTCAAGTGCCAATGATGCGTTGGGTGAAATCAAACAAGCCGATGATGAGGCAGAAAGAATCAAAGGTATTTCTAATCGCAACCGTATGACCATCGAGCAGTTAGCAAGTGAAGTAGAAGACGCCTCGCAAGTCATTAACAAACTACAGCAAGACAGCGCTTCAATTGGCGGTATTCTTGATGTAATTAGGGGAATAGCAGAGCAAACCAACTTGCTGGCGTTAAACGCAGCTATAGAAGCCGCACGAGCTGGTGAACAAGGTCGTGGTTTCGCTGTTGTTGCCGATGAAGTAAGAACATTAGCAAGTAGAACGCAAGAGTCTACCCAAGAAATTCAAAACATGATTGAAGTACTACAAACCGGTGCTGAGAAAGCAGTATCTGTGATGGAGACAGGTAAGAAACAAGCCTCTGAATGTGTTGTACAAAGCGGTGAAGCGGAAAAAGCGCTAGAAGTTATTACTCATGCCGTACATGAAGCTTTTGATCGTAGTTCGCAAATTGCCAGTGCCGCTGAAGAGCAAAGTACTGTTGCCCATGAAATCAGTGAAAACTTGGAATCTATCGTTGCTATTGCTGAGCAAACTACAGCCGGCTCTCAGCAAACCGCGCAATCAAGTAGTGAGGTTGCCCAATTAGCCGAGGAACTACAGCAATCGGTTAGAGAATTTAAATTGTAA
- a CDS encoding symmetrical bis(5'-nucleosyl)-tetraphosphatase, with protein MATYFIGDIQGCYQELRLLLKQVAFSPDKDELWIAGDMVARGPDSYHTLKYLMSLESSVKAVLGNHDLHLLATYAGLKKAKDKDKVHALLSAPEIENMIEWLARQPLLRQLPNEQVYMSHAGLSPQWEIKNAIECANFAAKKLSGKKRNYWLSVMYGETPNNWQDVKTKEDKFRYTINALTRMRYCYKDGSLDFSCKSSPENTPKHLSPWFCQTTNQLKKAHWVFGHWAALEGDVPVENIYALDTGCVWGGELTLLRWHDKQYFRQQAIKN; from the coding sequence ATGGCTACGTACTTCATCGGTGATATACAAGGTTGTTATCAAGAATTGCGTTTATTGCTTAAACAAGTTGCGTTCTCTCCTGATAAAGATGAATTATGGATCGCAGGTGACATGGTGGCAAGAGGGCCCGACTCATACCACACACTAAAATATTTAATGTCATTAGAAAGCTCAGTAAAGGCAGTATTAGGTAACCATGATCTGCATTTACTTGCCACTTATGCAGGGTTAAAAAAAGCAAAAGATAAAGACAAGGTTCACGCTTTGTTATCAGCACCTGAAATCGAAAATATGATTGAATGGTTAGCCCGGCAACCTTTATTGCGACAATTGCCCAATGAACAAGTTTATATGTCACACGCTGGTCTTTCTCCTCAATGGGAAATTAAAAACGCCATTGAGTGTGCTAACTTTGCAGCCAAAAAACTATCAGGTAAGAAAAGAAATTATTGGCTCTCTGTTATGTACGGAGAAACCCCCAATAATTGGCAAGATGTAAAAACTAAAGAAGATAAATTTCGCTATACCATAAACGCCTTAACCCGTATGCGATATTGCTATAAAGACGGCAGTTTAGATTTTTCTTGTAAAAGCTCTCCTGAAAATACCCCAAAGCATTTAAGCCCATGGTTTTGTCAAACAACAAACCAGTTAAAAAAAGCACATTGGGTTTTCGGTCATTGGGCAGCATTAGAAGGTGATGTTCCTGTAGAAAATATTTATGCTCTTGATACTGGCTGTGTTTGGGGTGGGGAATTGACCTTACTTCGTTGGCATGATAAACAATACTTTAGACAGCAAGCCATAAAAAACTAA